In the genome of Paenibacillus pabuli, the window GGAGAGCATGCTGGCTGGTTCAGCACAGGAACATCTGCATCCGGCCGCGGAAGCGATGAAGGATATACGTTCCCTGTCCCAGGAGGCATTAAAGGAAATGCGTGCCTTGATTATGCAGCTTCGTCCCGCGGGTTTGGAGTCCGGTCTGCTCAGTGCATTGCAGGAATATGGTACAGGACAGGGATTGCAGGTCGTGGTGCACCGGACGGGGATGCGCTCTTTGCCTCAAAGCATTGAGGAAGGATTGTGGCGTATCGGACAGGAAGCACTCAATAATGTACGCAAACATGCGCAAGTCACCTCCGCTGAAATATCTCTCCAGCTTAGCGATCATGAAGCGGTATTAACCGTTGCAGATCGGGGGAAAGGTGGAGCCAAACGGCGTGAGGCTTTGCCTGCCAATTCACTTGGTCTGTCCATCATGAGGGAACGAGCTCAATCGCTGGGCGGCAGACTTGAACTTGTGAGTTCATCCCGTAAGGGAACATCGGTAACGGTTGTCATTCCACTTCCGTCCGAATCTGTATAAATTCAGGGGGAAGAAGACATGCCGATTACGATTTTACTTGCTGACGATCATGCAATGGTGAGGCGCGGGTTGTATGTGTTTTTGTCCACACAGCCAGATATGGAAGTTGTCGGAGAAGCGTCGAACGGACAGGAAGCACTGGAACAAGCGGAACAGCTGCATCCAGACGTGGTATTAATGGATCTGCATATGCCGGTACTTGATGGGATCGAGACAGCGAGAAGGCTTCGCTCCATCTTGCCTGGAATTCGGATCATCGTACTTACGTCCTTCTCGGATCAGGATCATGTGGTGCCGGCCGTACGCGCAGGAGTGAAGGGATATCTGCTGAAGGATATTGAGCCAGAGGATCTTGCCGCTGCCATTCGTAATGTACATGCAGGTCAGGTAGAACTTCATCCAGCGGCAGCAGGACAATTAATGCATGTGATGGCTTCGTCTGAATTGCCGATGAATGAGTCGCATGGGCGTGCAAATCCCCATCCGTACACTCGGCCTTCAGAGCAAGAGCGGGACGAGCAAGGGAAAGAACATTCTCATGGACCGGACATACTCACCCGTCGGGAACGAGAGGTTCTGGGACTGATCGCACAAGGATTGAGTAATAAAGAGATCGCCATCAAACTAATCATTACCGAGAAAACGGTGAAAACCCATGTCAGTCATCTTTTGGACAAATTAGGCCTGGCAGACCGAACACAAGCTGCACTTCATGCCGTAAGAAATGGTTGGGTTATCTAATCCATCTTCCTGCATTCTTCGATTAAATCCGATATTTTCAGTCTAAAGTCGTAGAAACTCAACCCAAAGGTTGAGTTTTTTTGTGCTGCAAGTTAAGTCTATCTGCCGACGATTCCGAGGTAGAAGCAAGGTAAGATGAGAGTAGAGAAAGTTGAATCGAAGAGATGGAATGTTTTTATAAAATCGAAGGAGAGTGACATCAATGAATATTATCATTTTGGCAGGCAGTAATCGGAAAAATGCAACCAGCACACGTTTAGGGGAATATGCCGCGGAGGTAATCAGCGGTCAGGGGCATGAAGCGAGTTTGTTCGATTTATATCAGACACCGCTCCCATTTTATGCACCGGATGAAAAACAGAATGAAGATCAGAATCTGTCTGACCTGAACACGCGTATGCTCGCGGCAGATGCCATTATTTTGTCCACGCCAGAGTATCATGGCAGCATCAGTGGTGTTCTCAAAAATGCATTGGATCACCTGAGCCAGGCTCATTTTAGCGGTAAACCGGTATTATCTATCAGCTCAGCAGGAGGCGCGGTGGGAGTAAGCTCACTTTTGCAGCTGCAGGCCATTATTCGCAATTTGCATGGGATTAACGCGCAGGAGTGGATTTCCATTGGTGGTGCACAGCGCAGAAGGTTTGAAGCAGCGTTTGACGGGTACGAAGAATTTGAAGGCAGTCAGGATATTGAGGACCGGATCAAACGCGTTCTGGGTTCCTTTTTGCACCTTGCAGAGACATTAACGGCTGCGCGGAAATGAGAAAAAATTAACGGAAGTTAACCATAGATAAAGAGAGAAAGAGGTTTTCATCATGATTAAAGGTATATTTGAGACTCATCTGAATGTAACGGATTTGGAAAGATCCCATCATTTCTATGAACAGATCGTTGGATTGCCGCACGCTTATGGGCAGAAGGAACGCGGTAACTCCTTTTACTGGATTGGTGGTGAAGGCAACGCGATGCTGGGATTGTGGCAAAAAGATTCTTCCGAAGTGCAGCGGCAGCATTTTGCTTTTCAGGTATCGTTGGAGGACATGAAGCAGGCGGTCACTTATCTGGAGGATAAAGGGATCAAGACGCGTAACTTTCTGAATGATGATATTGGCGAGTTATATGTATTTGGATGGATGCCGGCTGTGTCCGTATATTTTACCGATCCGGATGGTCATTCCCTGGAATTCATATCAATGCTCCCGGATGAAGCGAAGCCGGAACTCGGCATGGTGCCATGGAGTGAGTGGGAGAAAATGCACGGTCGGGTGAAGGAGGACACGGCATGATTTTTGAAGAAGTCAAATTATATACAGCACGACTGGAAGACATCAAGCACTTTTATGTGGATACTTTAGGATTGGAGCTGCTTGAGGAATCTCCGCATTCATTTACGATCCAAGTTGGATTAACGAAGATGATATTCGCTGAGAGTAGAACAGAGCAGGAACCCTTCTACCACTTTGCCTGGATGATTCCAACAAATCGTTTTCAGGAAGCCAAAGCATGGGCAGCGGCACGTGTCCGTTTAAGCAGGTATGAAGGTGATGATGAGACGTATTCAACCAATTGGAACTCGAATTCGCTCTATTTCGAAGATCCTGTCGGCAACATTCTGGAGCTGATTGCCCATCATTCCGTTCATAACGAGAGTGATCACCCTTTTTCCGAAAAAGATCTGATACAGGTGTGTGAGGTGGGACTTGTCACGGAGGATGTGCTTTCTACAGTAGATGAACTTGAGCAGTTGGGGTTGAAACGATGGAGAGCAATTAGCGATACATTTGCCCCTATAGGGGATGTGAACGGTCTGTTTATTGTGGTGAAGAAGGAGCGAGTCTGGTTCTTTTCCGAGCAACAAGCCAACATATATCCGCTGGAAGTGTGCATTCGTGATGTTGGGAGACTTCGAATCGGCTAAAATGACGGGAACAGCAGGCAAAACGGTCATATGTGTATCATTTGAATCATTCTATAGAAGTAAACGCTTTAAAAGGTGTTTAGCTAAAATTACTGTTGCTGGTCGTTCGTGTTATCAGAGTTCACATTAATGAAGGGTGGTGGCATGTTGGATCGACGTTTGTTGGAAGAAGGGCTGGCTATTATGGTATCCAGTCGGGAGCGTACAGGAGATTTGTGGCACGCCCATTATGGGGCGGGAGCTATTGCGGCTTATTTCTGGGTGCGGGAAAATCGTCTCACCTCCCTTGCAGCGGGCAGTGTTACGGCTGAAGCGAAAGCCATGCTTCGCCAGCACGGATTGAAGGATGGCTTGACCTCCCTGAAGGGAGAGGCTGTGCCAAGGGAAGAGGCCGAAGCGCGTATTACCGAAGCGCTGGATCGGACCATCGGAGAGCTGCACTGGGTTGGACATCAGGCCATCTATGGTGCCCTCAGTCTGAAAGCCATTCGGGAACTGGATGGTTGGGGCACGCAACACGACATGGAACAGATGGTTGAACTTATTGATTCTTTTGAACGTACCATCCCAGGAAGATCTTGGGTAAACACGACTGTGAAAGAAATTCGCAGCTTGAAGTTAAGTGAGGCAGACGGATTCCCTGATATAGAACGCCCGGATCAATTGTCCCGGCTGATTCTGGATGAGCTGGGCGCATTCGGGACCATCTATCAGGCAGAAGCGCATCATGATCTGATCGGCCACATGTTAACCTATGGGCACGCGCTTAACATATTATATGAACTGGATTATCCTGCTTTGTTCCACAAGGGCATTCCCCCTTTTCTCACGATGGTCAAGGTGC includes:
- a CDS encoding response regulator, producing MPITILLADDHAMVRRGLYVFLSTQPDMEVVGEASNGQEALEQAEQLHPDVVLMDLHMPVLDGIETARRLRSILPGIRIIVLTSFSDQDHVVPAVRAGVKGYLLKDIEPEDLAAAIRNVHAGQVELHPAAAGQLMHVMASSELPMNESHGRANPHPYTRPSEQERDEQGKEHSHGPDILTRREREVLGLIAQGLSNKEIAIKLIITEKTVKTHVSHLLDKLGLADRTQAALHAVRNGWVI
- a CDS encoding NADPH-dependent FMN reductase, whose translation is MNIIILAGSNRKNATSTRLGEYAAEVISGQGHEASLFDLYQTPLPFYAPDEKQNEDQNLSDLNTRMLAADAIILSTPEYHGSISGVLKNALDHLSQAHFSGKPVLSISSAGGAVGVSSLLQLQAIIRNLHGINAQEWISIGGAQRRRFEAAFDGYEEFEGSQDIEDRIKRVLGSFLHLAETLTAARK
- a CDS encoding VOC family protein, with the translated sequence MIFEEVKLYTARLEDIKHFYVDTLGLELLEESPHSFTIQVGLTKMIFAESRTEQEPFYHFAWMIPTNRFQEAKAWAAARVRLSRYEGDDETYSTNWNSNSLYFEDPVGNILELIAHHSVHNESDHPFSEKDLIQVCEVGLVTEDVLSTVDELEQLGLKRWRAISDTFAPIGDVNGLFIVVKKERVWFFSEQQANIYPLEVCIRDVGRLRIG
- a CDS encoding VOC family protein yields the protein MIKGIFETHLNVTDLERSHHFYEQIVGLPHAYGQKERGNSFYWIGGEGNAMLGLWQKDSSEVQRQHFAFQVSLEDMKQAVTYLEDKGIKTRNFLNDDIGELYVFGWMPAVSVYFTDPDGHSLEFISMLPDEAKPELGMVPWSEWEKMHGRVKEDTA